A window from Rhizobium sp. N324 encodes these proteins:
- a CDS encoding ABC transporter permease, producing MAGFIIRRLLYMIPMMFAISVVTFIIIQLPPGDFLTAMTARLASQNETIDPGVIAGLRERYGLDQPWAVQYWKWISGILLRGDFGQSLDWNKPVSELIWARMGLTMVVSVTTLLFVWAVAFPIGIYSAVRQYSVGDYFATFFGFLGLAIPNFLLALVLMFVSAQYFGQSVGGLFSPLYINAAWSWAKLGDLISHMWIPVVVLGTGATAALIRIMRANLLDELNKPYVDMARARGLSEIRLLLKYPVRVALNPFVSTVGWVLPHLVSGSVVVSIVLSLPITGPLLLNALFAQDMYLAGTFILLMSMLTLIGTLISDLLLAWLDPRIRNG from the coding sequence ATGGCCGGCTTCATCATCAGACGTCTGCTCTACATGATCCCGATGATGTTCGCGATCTCGGTCGTGACCTTCATCATCATCCAGCTGCCGCCGGGCGATTTCCTGACCGCGATGACGGCGCGTCTTGCTTCGCAGAACGAGACCATCGATCCCGGCGTCATCGCCGGCCTGCGCGAGCGCTACGGCCTCGATCAGCCCTGGGCGGTGCAATATTGGAAATGGATCAGCGGCATCCTGCTGCGCGGCGATTTCGGCCAGTCCCTCGATTGGAACAAGCCGGTCAGCGAGCTGATCTGGGCGCGCATGGGCCTGACCATGGTGGTCTCGGTCACCACACTGCTCTTCGTCTGGGCGGTGGCCTTTCCGATCGGCATCTATTCGGCGGTGCGGCAATATTCGGTCGGCGATTATTTCGCCACCTTCTTCGGCTTTCTCGGGCTTGCCATTCCGAACTTCCTGCTGGCGCTGGTGCTGATGTTCGTGTCCGCGCAGTATTTCGGCCAAAGCGTCGGCGGCCTGTTTTCGCCCCTCTATATCAACGCCGCCTGGAGCTGGGCCAAGCTCGGCGATCTCATTTCGCACATGTGGATCCCGGTCGTCGTGCTCGGCACCGGTGCGACGGCGGCGCTGATCCGCATCATGCGCGCCAATCTGCTCGACGAACTCAACAAACCCTATGTCGACATGGCGCGGGCCCGGGGCCTGAGCGAAATCCGGCTGCTGCTGAAATATCCGGTGCGCGTCGCGCTCAACCCCTTCGTCTCGACGGTCGGCTGGGTGCTGCCGCACCTCGTCTCGGGTTCGGTGGTGGTCTCCATCGTCCTCAGCCTGCCGATCACAGGACCGCTGCTGCTCAACGCCCTGTTTGCCCAGGACATGTATCTCGCCGGCACCTTCATCCTGCTGATGAGCATGCTGACGCTGATCGGCACGCTGATCTCCGATCTGCTGCTCGCCTGGCTCGATCCCCGCATCCGCAACGGCTGA
- a CDS encoding ABC transporter permease has product MTDHAIALVPEAVRNSDAVAGQWKLIWRRFRRHRLALGAGVVILLIYLVALFAEVIAPVSSQTYDSRYTYAPPQRLKVAGYDAAGQFHPLYVNGYSMKVDPIALSRTYLPDPAVVIPVGFFVKGEPYRFWGLFDFDRHLIGPVEAGKPFYLFGADRLGRDVFSRTVHGTRVSMSVGLIGVAISLLLGIILGGISGLYGGWVDDVIQRSIELINSIPTIPLWMGLAAAVPISADPILVYLWITIILSLIGWTDLARVVRGRFLSLKTEDFVIAAHLDGCSRMRIIWRHMVPSFMSHIIASVTLAIPTMILAETALSFLGIGLRPPVVSWGVLLQEAQNILAVSSAPWLFLPGLAVIVTVLALNFLGDGLRDAADPYEY; this is encoded by the coding sequence ATGACCGATCACGCTATCGCGCTGGTGCCTGAAGCCGTTCGCAATTCCGATGCGGTCGCCGGCCAGTGGAAACTGATCTGGCGCCGCTTCCGCCGCCACCGGCTGGCGCTTGGGGCGGGCGTCGTCATCCTGCTGATTTACCTGGTCGCCCTGTTTGCCGAGGTCATCGCTCCGGTTTCATCGCAGACCTACGATTCCCGCTACACCTACGCGCCGCCCCAGCGGCTCAAAGTCGCCGGCTACGACGCAGCGGGGCAGTTTCATCCGCTCTATGTCAACGGCTATTCGATGAAGGTCGATCCGATCGCGCTCAGCCGCACCTATTTGCCTGATCCCGCCGTCGTCATTCCCGTCGGGTTCTTCGTCAAAGGCGAGCCCTATCGGTTCTGGGGACTGTTCGATTTCGACCGTCACCTGATCGGCCCGGTCGAAGCGGGCAAACCCTTCTACCTCTTCGGCGCCGATCGCCTCGGCCGCGACGTCTTCAGCCGAACAGTGCACGGCACGCGTGTCTCAATGTCCGTCGGGCTGATCGGTGTGGCGATCAGCCTCCTCCTCGGGATCATCCTCGGCGGCATCTCCGGTCTTTACGGCGGTTGGGTGGACGATGTCATCCAGCGTTCGATCGAGCTCATCAACTCGATCCCGACCATCCCGCTATGGATGGGCCTTGCGGCTGCCGTTCCGATCAGCGCCGATCCGATCCTCGTCTATCTCTGGATCACGATCATCCTGTCGCTGATCGGCTGGACCGATCTGGCGCGCGTGGTGCGCGGACGCTTCCTGTCGCTGAAGACCGAGGACTTCGTCATCGCCGCCCATCTCGATGGCTGTTCGCGGATGCGCATCATCTGGCGGCACATGGTGCCGTCCTTCATGAGCCACATCATCGCCTCGGTCACGCTCGCCATTCCGACGATGATTCTCGCCGAAACCGCGCTCTCCTTCCTCGGCATTGGCCTGCGGCCGCCGGTGGTCAGCTGGGGCGTGCTGCTCCAGGAGGCCCAGAACATTCTCGCGGTCTCGAGCGCGCCCTGGCTGTTTCTTCCGGGCCTGGCGGTGATCGTCACGGTGCTCGCCCTCAATTTCCTTGGTGATGGACTACGCGATGCTGCAGATCCCTATGAATACTGA
- a CDS encoding ABC transporter ATP-binding protein: MNTDVNFAAGGGRSPHRDALIEVDGLRTHFFGGAGTVRAVDGVSFSIPRGKTVCVVGESGSGKSITGRSILNQVPRGGRIVSGAIRYRPDPAAPAIDLAALDPRGRDMRAIRGAQIGLISQEPMAALSPVHTIGNQMVEVIRLHLKMGRKEAREHAIETLALVGIPRPAERMESYAFQFSGGMRQRVCIALALACRPKLLIADEPTTALDVTTQANILDLLASLQAEFGLSVLFVTHDLGVVAEIADEVVVMYVGRVVEAGDVDTIFHAPVHPYTKALLQSVPRMHGQPSERLATIDGMVPSRFERPKGCSFHPRCREARAGLCDQEDPGSAVIGDGHVASCLLYEGRQ; encoded by the coding sequence ATGAATACTGACGTCAATTTCGCTGCTGGCGGCGGCCGGAGCCCGCATCGCGACGCGCTGATCGAGGTCGATGGCCTCAGGACCCATTTCTTCGGCGGCGCGGGCACGGTGAGGGCGGTCGATGGCGTCTCCTTTTCCATCCCGCGCGGCAAGACGGTTTGCGTTGTCGGTGAATCCGGGTCGGGCAAGAGCATCACCGGTCGCTCGATTCTCAACCAGGTGCCGCGCGGCGGGCGGATCGTGTCGGGCGCGATTCGCTATCGGCCCGATCCGGCCGCACCCGCCATCGATCTCGCGGCGCTCGATCCGCGCGGCCGCGACATGCGGGCGATCCGCGGCGCCCAGATCGGCCTGATCAGCCAGGAGCCGATGGCGGCGCTCTCACCCGTCCATACGATCGGCAACCAGATGGTGGAGGTGATCCGCCTGCATCTCAAGATGGGCCGCAAGGAAGCGCGCGAACATGCCATCGAGACCCTGGCTCTCGTCGGTATTCCCAGGCCGGCCGAGCGCATGGAAAGTTATGCCTTCCAGTTTTCCGGCGGCATGCGTCAGCGCGTCTGCATCGCGCTGGCGCTCGCCTGCCGTCCGAAACTGCTGATCGCCGACGAACCGACCACGGCGCTCGATGTGACCACTCAGGCCAATATCCTCGATCTCCTCGCCTCGCTGCAGGCAGAGTTCGGGCTCTCGGTGCTGTTCGTCACCCATGATCTCGGCGTGGTGGCCGAGATCGCCGACGAGGTCGTCGTCATGTATGTCGGCCGGGTGGTGGAAGCGGGTGATGTCGACACGATCTTCCACGCGCCCGTTCATCCCTACACCAAGGCCCTGCTGCAATCGGTGCCGCGCATGCACGGGCAGCCGAGCGAACGGCTCGCCACCATCGATGGCATGGTGCCCTCGCGTTTCGAGCGGCCGAAGGGCTGCAGCTTTCATCCCCGGTGCAGAGAGGCGAGGGCAGGGCTCTGCGATCAAGAAGATCCTGGGTCCGCTGTTATCGGCGACGGGCACGTCGCCAGCTGCCTGCTTTACGAAGGAAGACAATGA
- a CDS encoding ABC transporter ATP-binding protein, with the protein MADPMTQPSPLLELNDLKMHFPIRKGAFRRVVGHVKAVDGVSLRVEDGETLGIVGESGCGKSTLARTVLRIYQPTSGEIRYRDRSGGTVDLAALSGPALKEIHRDLRIVFQDPQSSLNPRLPVIDIIGEVLGVNGIAKGRELEHRVAELMQSVGLRPEYMRRYPHAFSGGERQRIGIARALASNPRLVIADEAVSALDVSVQAQTINLLQDLQEQFGLTYLFVAHDLSVVRHISDNIAVMYVGRVVEKAPTEQIFSRPLHPYTEALLSAVPIADPRLRRHGKRIRLGGEVADPAHPPPGCAFHPRCRYATELCSQEVPALRTVTADGHAAACHYAESLTLNPFADRTVAEFN; encoded by the coding sequence ATGGCCGATCCCATGACGCAGCCAAGCCCGCTGCTGGAACTCAACGATCTCAAAATGCACTTCCCCATCCGCAAGGGCGCGTTCCGACGGGTCGTCGGGCATGTCAAGGCGGTCGACGGCGTTTCGCTTCGCGTCGAGGACGGCGAGACGCTCGGCATTGTCGGCGAATCCGGCTGCGGCAAGTCGACGCTCGCCCGCACGGTGCTGCGCATCTACCAGCCGACGAGCGGCGAGATCCGCTACCGCGACCGGAGCGGCGGCACGGTCGACCTCGCGGCCCTCTCAGGCCCCGCCCTCAAGGAAATCCATCGCGACCTGCGCATCGTCTTTCAGGACCCGCAATCCTCGCTCAATCCGCGCCTTCCCGTCATCGACATCATCGGCGAAGTGCTTGGTGTCAACGGCATCGCCAAGGGCCGGGAACTGGAGCACCGGGTCGCCGAGCTCATGCAGAGTGTGGGCCTGCGGCCCGAATATATGCGCCGTTATCCGCATGCCTTCTCCGGCGGCGAACGCCAGCGCATCGGGATTGCCCGGGCGCTGGCGTCCAACCCGCGGCTCGTCATCGCCGACGAGGCCGTCTCGGCGCTCGATGTCAGCGTGCAGGCCCAGACCATCAACCTCTTGCAGGATCTGCAGGAACAATTCGGCCTAACCTATCTCTTCGTCGCCCACGATCTTTCGGTTGTTCGGCACATCTCGGATAACATTGCCGTCATGTATGTCGGCCGGGTGGTCGAAAAGGCGCCGACGGAGCAGATCTTTTCGCGCCCGCTCCATCCCTACACCGAGGCGCTGCTGTCGGCCGTGCCCATCGCCGATCCCAGGCTGCGCCGCCACGGCAAGCGCATCCGGTTGGGTGGCGAGGTCGCCGACCCCGCGCATCCGCCGCCCGGCTGCGCATTTCATCCGCGCTGCCGCTACGCCACCGAGCTTTGCAGCCAGGAGGTGCCGGCCCTGCGCACCGTCACGGCTGATGGCCACGCGGCGGCCTGCCATTATGCCGAATCCCTGACCCTCAATCCTTTTGCCGACCGTACCGTTGCGGAGTTCAATTGA
- a CDS encoding 5-deoxy-glucuronate isomerase: MPEFIPRSEQRPIVDTSSRTLDLIYFDLVTLPADGRDTRRLPLHESLYVVLSGQVDIAVDEVPFEAVGRRADIWGGNADSVYAPVDADVRISARGGPAEVAIAGGLCDTRYAPFRVTPDEVDAVNVGSPDTHSQRRIAHLLGQRQNGRCGNLLVSELYAGEGCWSGYPPHKHDTEDGDAETLHEELYHYRFQPETGFGSQITYDDNGPVKILMTRNGDTVLVDRGYHPTVTSPGHRGYIFTILVGKHRRGLIQRFDPAHQHLTKTIPGIDAMREKFR; this comes from the coding sequence ATGCCCGAATTCATTCCCCGCTCCGAGCAGCGTCCCATCGTGGATACCTCCTCCAGGACGCTCGATCTCATTTACTTCGACCTCGTCACGCTTCCGGCCGACGGCCGGGACACGCGGCGGCTGCCCTTGCACGAAAGCCTCTACGTCGTGCTGTCGGGGCAGGTGGATATTGCGGTGGATGAGGTCCCGTTCGAAGCGGTGGGCCGGCGGGCCGATATCTGGGGAGGCAATGCGGATTCGGTTTACGCGCCGGTCGACGCCGATGTCCGGATATCGGCCCGTGGCGGTCCGGCGGAAGTCGCCATCGCCGGCGGCCTGTGCGACACGCGATATGCGCCGTTCCGGGTGACCCCCGACGAGGTCGATGCGGTCAATGTCGGCTCGCCGGATACGCATAGCCAGCGGCGGATCGCCCACCTGCTCGGCCAGCGGCAGAACGGGCGCTGCGGCAATCTGCTGGTGAGCGAGCTCTATGCCGGCGAAGGCTGCTGGTCGGGCTATCCTCCCCATAAGCACGATACGGAAGACGGCGATGCCGAGACGTTGCACGAGGAGCTCTATCACTATCGTTTCCAGCCCGAGACGGGCTTCGGCAGCCAGATCACCTATGACGACAACGGCCCGGTCAAGATCCTGATGACCCGCAACGGCGATACTGTCCTGGTCGATCGGGGTTACCATCCGACCGTCACCTCGCCTGGCCACCGCGGTTACATCTTCACCATCCTCGTTGGCAAGCATCGCCGGGGCCTGATCCAGCGCTTTGATCCGGCGCATCAGCATCTGACCAAAACCATCCCCGGCATCGATGCGATGCGCGAAAAGTTCAGATAG
- a CDS encoding GH39 family glycosyl hydrolase encodes MRERTRINVDAGQAVRPFNRFWRGTGFSPAELLLEPEMRQMLAYMGGLPNEGIRFLRVHYLYNLLRSTGGLGGYDWSLLDRALDVMIEHRLKPFFELMGNPSGLFTDYEDMDQVRRWRDLVTATADRYGARCGMDELRTWCFETTNEADSGWWTYGIKGYTNYYDACVAGLDAVDPSLPMGGPGTARTLSPIFRALIAHCDSGTSCLTGEGPPRLDYISIHEKGVNGSKDDLTPKTSAIVDRTLLVVDYLKEHHPRLVGLPIINDECDPQLGWSDHHSWHGKAYYAGIIARIIEQHDRRIIAPKAANFTFLSNDHAFIGGWSQRTIFAYFGSRNFTKAQWEHKTDLDRLVTDIDRAPPFDIIKKPGLTSMELLATLGDTVCKVTAEPPLAPDQDGLAILPTRLPGGGVSISLIHSVDAINRSGRTAVRLEVGGLAPGRHALCLLRIDEEFTNPMEVWEAQRDESNPRGPFEPVGAPPVPDEAQFAELRRAQEPALLHPISVVECDEGRISVDLDVPLPSLTQVLVVPDTGARPAAPTGLVVERYLGLGGREERMLFWAAGDGSPAIFYDVFTSTDGKTFEKVSPVPLISTAFLHMSPPEGAQYAVRARDAFGRGSELCVSSR; translated from the coding sequence ATGCGTGAGCGTACGCGAATAAACGTTGATGCCGGCCAAGCCGTGCGCCCTTTCAACCGGTTCTGGCGCGGCACCGGCTTTTCGCCCGCCGAGCTGCTGCTCGAACCCGAAATGCGCCAGATGCTCGCCTATATGGGCGGCCTGCCGAACGAGGGCATCCGGTTCCTGCGCGTCCATTATCTCTACAATCTGCTGCGCTCGACCGGTGGTCTTGGCGGCTACGACTGGTCACTGCTCGACCGGGCGCTCGACGTAATGATCGAGCACCGCCTGAAGCCCTTCTTCGAGCTGATGGGCAATCCCTCGGGCCTCTTCACTGACTATGAGGACATGGATCAGGTCAGGCGCTGGCGGGACCTGGTGACGGCAACGGCCGATCGCTACGGCGCGCGCTGCGGCATGGACGAATTGCGGACATGGTGCTTCGAAACGACGAACGAGGCCGATTCCGGCTGGTGGACCTATGGCATAAAGGGCTACACCAACTATTACGACGCCTGCGTCGCAGGGCTCGATGCGGTCGATCCCAGCCTGCCGATGGGCGGCCCCGGCACCGCCCGTACGCTCTCGCCGATCTTTCGCGCCCTGATCGCCCATTGCGACAGCGGCACGAGCTGCCTGACTGGCGAGGGCCCGCCACGCCTCGACTACATCTCGATCCACGAAAAGGGCGTCAACGGCAGCAAGGACGACCTCACCCCGAAAACCAGCGCCATCGTCGACCGCACGCTGCTCGTCGTCGATTATCTCAAGGAGCATCATCCGCGGCTGGTGGGTCTGCCGATCATAAACGACGAATGCGACCCGCAGCTCGGTTGGAGCGATCATCACAGCTGGCACGGCAAGGCCTACTACGCCGGCATCATCGCCCGTATCATCGAGCAGCACGACCGGCGCATCATCGCGCCGAAGGCGGCGAATTTCACCTTCCTCAGCAATGACCACGCCTTTATCGGCGGCTGGAGCCAGCGCACGATCTTCGCCTATTTCGGCTCGCGCAATTTCACCAAGGCGCAGTGGGAGCACAAGACCGATCTGGACCGGCTGGTGACCGACATCGACAGGGCGCCGCCCTTCGACATCATCAAGAAGCCTGGTCTCACATCGATGGAGCTGCTGGCGACGCTCGGTGACACCGTCTGCAAGGTGACGGCCGAGCCGCCGCTCGCGCCCGATCAGGATGGCTTGGCGATCCTGCCGACACGGTTGCCGGGCGGCGGCGTTTCGATCAGCCTCATCCACAGCGTCGATGCCATCAACCGCTCGGGCCGGACCGCCGTGCGGCTTGAGGTCGGCGGGCTTGCTCCCGGCCGCCATGCGCTGTGCCTGCTGCGCATCGATGAGGAATTCACCAATCCGATGGAGGTCTGGGAGGCCCAGCGCGACGAAAGCAATCCGCGCGGGCCTTTCGAGCCGGTCGGCGCGCCGCCCGTGCCTGATGAAGCGCAGTTTGCCGAATTGCGCCGCGCGCAAGAGCCTGCCCTGCTGCATCCGATCAGCGTCGTCGAATGCGACGAGGGCCGGATCAGCGTCGATCTCGACGTGCCGTTGCCGTCGCTGACGCAGGTGCTCGTCGTCCCCGACACCGGCGCGCGCCCGGCCGCACCCACCGGCCTCGTCGTCGAACGTTACCTCGGTCTTGGCGGCCGGGAAGAGCGGATGCTGTTCTGGGCGGCCGGCGACGGCAGTCCCGCCATCTTCTACGATGTCTTCACCAGCACCGACGGCAAGACCTTTGAAAAGGTCAGTCCGGTGCCGCTGATCTCGACGGCATTCCTGCACATGTCGCCGCCGGAGGGCGCGCAGTATGCGGTGCGCGCCCGCGATGCCTTCGGCCGCGGGAGCGAGCTCTGTGTTTCCAGCCGATGA
- a CDS encoding sugar phosphate isomerase/epimerase family protein, with protein MDIAYFTKTLEGLPLETAAEITAELGFDCADLLVRDGHAVSPGRPEEIVKAAKLFASAGLRIPMATIDSTRPDVAASRLLGFCGEAGIGQVRLGFWRYDPSRRWKAQADEARRDLDGFERLAERFAVKLTIQLHGGTLHSSGALAAQLLAGRDPMRIGAYPDPANQLIREGSEDWRLTLDLLDPWFCCMGVKNCGWFPGAHGARGQRAWHSDWYGLDEGMVPWNDIVPHLVATGFAGVLSMHSQYRLARDQALDKARADLAHLRRLVAAAKE; from the coding sequence ATGGATATCGCCTATTTCACCAAGACCCTGGAAGGCCTGCCTCTGGAGACGGCGGCGGAGATCACGGCGGAGCTGGGCTTCGACTGTGCCGATCTTCTCGTTCGCGACGGCCATGCCGTTTCTCCCGGCCGGCCGGAGGAAATCGTCAAGGCCGCAAAGCTCTTTGCCTCGGCCGGCCTCCGCATCCCGATGGCGACCATCGATTCCACGCGGCCCGACGTTGCTGCGTCGCGTCTTCTCGGCTTCTGCGGTGAGGCCGGCATCGGCCAGGTCCGGCTCGGCTTCTGGCGTTATGATCCGTCCCGGCGCTGGAAGGCTCAGGCCGATGAGGCGCGGCGTGACCTCGATGGTTTCGAACGCCTTGCCGAACGCTTCGCCGTCAAGCTGACGATCCAGCTTCACGGCGGAACCCTGCACAGCTCCGGTGCGCTGGCGGCGCAACTGCTGGCCGGGCGCGATCCGATGAGGATCGGCGCCTATCCCGACCCGGCCAATCAGCTCATTCGCGAGGGCAGTGAAGACTGGCGTCTGACCCTCGATCTTCTCGATCCTTGGTTCTGCTGCATGGGTGTCAAGAATTGCGGTTGGTTTCCCGGCGCTCACGGCGCCCGCGGCCAGCGTGCATGGCATTCGGACTGGTATGGGCTCGACGAAGGCATGGTGCCCTGGAACGACATCGTCCCGCATCTGGTTGCCACCGGATTTGCCGGCGTGCTCTCGATGCATTCGCAATACCGGCTTGCCCGGGACCAGGCGCTCGACAAGGCCCGCGCCGATCTTGCCCATCTCAGGCGCCTCGTCGCCGCAGCGAAAGAGTAG
- a CDS encoding hydroxyacid dehydrogenase produces the protein MSKQAPVISVLLTEKTRRMMLDDAATARLNGLGEVRWAAGATIDAADIDRLLQGATACLTGWGTPPFDPALRQRHPRLSLVAHSAGSIRTLVPAGLFDDGLRVSHAASKIAASVAEFVVAEALLAMRGIHRLHHQLRGGGEWLDVRAAVPQRLLGARTIGIVGAGYVGRAVMRLLVPFGCRVLVVDPYLDDSEAAALGVVRTELNDVLAQSDVISLHAPVLPETRGMIGAHELALLRPGALFINTARAELVDEAALLAELRSGRIEAALDVFDNEPLPQDSPFRDPGLTNVTISPHAAGHTEEAHFAQGQAMVDEIGRLLRDEPLQHEVSRAMLERMA, from the coding sequence ATGAGCAAACAGGCTCCCGTCATCTCAGTCCTTTTGACCGAAAAGACCCGCCGCATGATGCTGGACGATGCGGCGACCGCCCGGTTGAACGGCCTCGGCGAGGTGCGCTGGGCGGCCGGTGCCACGATCGACGCTGCCGATATCGACCGGTTGCTGCAAGGCGCCACGGCCTGCCTCACCGGATGGGGCACGCCGCCCTTCGATCCGGCCCTGCGGCAGCGTCATCCGCGCCTTTCTCTCGTCGCTCATTCCGCAGGCAGCATCCGCACACTCGTTCCGGCGGGCCTGTTCGATGACGGCCTTCGCGTCAGCCACGCCGCCTCGAAAATTGCCGCCTCGGTTGCCGAGTTCGTCGTCGCCGAAGCGCTGCTCGCCATGCGCGGCATTCACCGGCTGCATCATCAATTGCGTGGCGGCGGTGAATGGCTCGACGTCCGCGCCGCCGTGCCGCAAAGATTGCTCGGCGCCAGAACGATTGGCATCGTCGGCGCCGGATATGTCGGGCGGGCAGTCATGCGCCTGCTCGTGCCATTCGGTTGCCGCGTGCTTGTTGTCGATCCCTATCTCGACGACAGCGAGGCCGCGGCACTCGGCGTCGTCAGAACGGAACTGAACGATGTGCTGGCGCAAAGCGATGTGATTTCCCTGCATGCGCCCGTCCTGCCGGAAACGCGTGGGATGATCGGCGCCCACGAGTTGGCGCTGCTTCGCCCCGGCGCGCTGTTCATCAACACCGCGCGGGCCGAGCTGGTCGATGAGGCCGCATTGCTTGCCGAGCTCCGCTCCGGCCGCATCGAGGCGGCTCTCGATGTCTTCGACAATGAACCGCTGCCTCAGGACAGCCCGTTCCGCGATCCCGGGCTCACCAATGTCACCATTTCGCCGCATGCCGCCGGCCACACCGAGGAGGCGCATTTCGCCCAAGGGCAGGCCATGGTGGACGAGATCGGCCGGCTGCTGCGCGACGAACCGCTCCAACATGAAGTGTCGCGCGCCATGCTCGAGCGGATGGCGTGA